In Actinoplanes sp. NBC_00393, a single genomic region encodes these proteins:
- a CDS encoding alpha/beta hydrolase gives MSLSPRRILAALLLSATVLFATPSAAQAAAVEVDGEISVPCWISTYKQDADWYFPATTSPKALVFLQHGFSRSNSNMADLARRYQAAGFLVFAPALPSINLYGCTVNNTGNNTAFLNSVAAWLGQATTPTSALARSYAAAATAAGRSGSTLPTRYVLAGHSAGGEAVTYIANRLRTTHPSAFAALKYLQLLDPVKSPAGSNMATGLSGLANTGLPIYTVSSPPYLSNSNASGTVELVDQLDRPFLGVRLTSGSHCDAEGASTDALCTLTGGASQAKNVTALQTLAVAWASDAVAGTTTATYYPGGSYYQGLLTGGTIQTLSGN, from the coding sequence GTGTCCCTGTCCCCGCGCCGCATCCTCGCGGCCCTGCTGCTGTCCGCAACCGTCCTGTTCGCCACGCCGAGCGCGGCGCAGGCCGCCGCCGTCGAAGTCGACGGGGAGATCTCGGTCCCCTGCTGGATCTCCACCTACAAGCAGGACGCCGACTGGTACTTCCCGGCCACCACCAGCCCGAAAGCGCTGGTCTTCCTGCAGCACGGCTTCTCCCGCTCGAACAGCAACATGGCCGATCTGGCCCGCAGGTATCAGGCCGCGGGCTTCCTGGTCTTCGCGCCGGCCCTGCCGTCGATCAACCTCTACGGGTGCACGGTCAACAACACCGGCAACAACACCGCCTTCCTGAACAGCGTGGCCGCCTGGCTCGGGCAGGCGACCACCCCGACCAGCGCCCTCGCCCGCAGTTACGCGGCGGCGGCCACCGCGGCCGGCCGGTCCGGCAGCACCCTGCCCACCAGGTACGTGCTGGCCGGGCACTCGGCCGGCGGGGAAGCCGTCACCTACATCGCCAACCGGCTGCGCACCACGCACCCCAGCGCGTTCGCGGCCCTGAAATACCTGCAGCTGCTCGACCCGGTCAAGTCGCCGGCCGGCTCCAACATGGCCACCGGGCTGTCCGGGCTGGCGAACACCGGCCTCCCGATCTACACCGTCTCCTCGCCGCCGTACCTGTCGAACAGCAACGCCAGCGGCACCGTCGAACTGGTCGACCAGCTCGACCGGCCGTTCCTCGGCGTCCGGCTCACCAGCGGCAGCCACTGCGACGCGGAAGGGGCCAGCACTGACGCGCTCTGCACGCTGACCGGCGGCGCCTCCCAGGCCAAGAACGTGACCGCGCTGCAGACGCTTGCGGTGGCCTGGGCGTCGGACGCGGTGGCCGGCACGACCACTGCCACGTACTACCCGGGCGGCAGCTACTACCAGGGGCTACTCACCGGCGGAACGATCCAGACGCTCAGCGGCAACTGA
- a CDS encoding SLC13 family permease: protein MSTTEGARTDVERRLLGGGTYRSLGEQRLSPREERFERGRRTVGLFLAPVVTLIFLALPLDLRPSQQVLSAVLLGVIVLWVTEAVPIPIGGLIGVGCIVVFGVAPASDVLEPFGSSTVFTFIGAFILAQAMLKHGLARRFAFRMLSLPGVGRSTVRVIIAFGVITALLSAFVSNTATVAMLLPTALGILAVIAKMMQDRGLVQADFDPTRLRVGAALLLMLAYGASVGGLLTPVGSPPNLIGRGLIEEATGEKISFAAWMAMAAPICLAMFAVLALVLLLLNKPEIRRIEGVEEYVAAERAKLGKFSVAERNTLIAFATTVTLWIVPGIVAVGWGTDSAVYDTVSERLNEGIVAVLGAALLFLLPTSWREREFTLNWSDAARIDWGTILLFGTGIIFGSLLADTGLAETIGTSSAEALGLSSMFAITAFAVVLAIIVSETTSNTASAAVVVPIIIPIAVAAGVNPLVPALAATFAASFGFMLPVSTPQNAIVYGSGVVPITTMIRSGISFDVLGAILILVLLPLMVAVVGLG, encoded by the coding sequence ATGTCCACAACCGAGGGCGCCCGCACTGATGTCGAACGTCGCCTGCTGGGCGGCGGAACCTACCGGAGTCTCGGCGAGCAACGGCTCTCGCCGCGCGAGGAACGATTCGAGCGCGGGCGCCGTACCGTCGGGCTCTTTCTCGCCCCGGTCGTGACCCTGATCTTCCTCGCGCTGCCGCTCGACCTGCGGCCCAGCCAGCAGGTGCTCTCCGCGGTCCTGCTCGGCGTGATCGTGCTCTGGGTGACCGAGGCGGTGCCGATCCCGATCGGCGGCCTGATCGGTGTGGGCTGCATCGTGGTCTTCGGGGTGGCGCCCGCATCGGACGTGCTGGAGCCGTTCGGCTCGTCCACCGTCTTCACCTTCATCGGCGCGTTCATCCTGGCCCAGGCGATGCTCAAGCACGGCCTGGCCCGGCGGTTCGCGTTCCGGATGCTCTCGCTGCCCGGCGTCGGCCGCTCCACGGTCCGGGTGATCATCGCCTTCGGGGTGATCACCGCTCTGCTCTCGGCTTTCGTGTCGAACACCGCGACGGTGGCGATGCTGCTGCCCACCGCGCTCGGCATCCTCGCGGTGATCGCGAAGATGATGCAGGACCGCGGCCTGGTCCAGGCCGATTTCGATCCGACGCGGCTGCGGGTGGGCGCGGCGCTGCTGTTGATGCTGGCGTACGGCGCAAGCGTCGGTGGCCTGCTCACCCCGGTGGGCAGCCCGCCGAACCTGATCGGCCGGGGGCTGATCGAGGAGGCGACCGGGGAGAAGATCTCGTTCGCCGCGTGGATGGCCATGGCGGCGCCGATCTGCCTCGCCATGTTCGCCGTGCTGGCCCTGGTGCTGCTTCTGCTGAACAAGCCCGAGATCCGCCGGATCGAGGGAGTCGAGGAGTATGTGGCCGCCGAGCGCGCGAAGCTCGGAAAGTTCTCGGTCGCCGAACGCAACACGCTGATCGCCTTCGCCACCACGGTGACGCTCTGGATCGTGCCCGGCATCGTGGCCGTGGGCTGGGGCACCGACTCGGCCGTCTACGACACCGTCTCGGAGCGGCTCAACGAGGGAATCGTGGCGGTGCTCGGCGCCGCGCTGCTCTTCCTGCTGCCCACCTCGTGGCGCGAGCGCGAGTTCACGCTGAACTGGAGCGACGCGGCCCGCATCGACTGGGGCACCATCCTGCTCTTCGGCACCGGCATCATCTTCGGCTCGCTGCTCGCCGACACCGGGCTGGCCGAGACCATCGGCACCTCCAGCGCTGAGGCGCTCGGCCTGTCCAGCATGTTCGCGATCACCGCGTTCGCCGTCGTCCTGGCGATCATCGTCTCGGAGACCACCAGCAACACCGCCTCCGCCGCCGTGGTGGTGCCGATCATCATCCCGATCGCGGTGGCGGCCGGGGTGAACCCGCTGGTGCCGGCGCTCGCCGCGACCTTCGCCGCCTCGTTCGGCTTCATGCTGCCGGTCTCCACCCCGCAGAACGCCATCGTCTACGGCTCCGGCGTCGTGCCGATCACCACGATGATCCGCTCCGGGATCTCCTTCGACGTGCTCGGCGCGATCCTGATCCTGGTGCTGCTGCCGCTCATGGTGGCGGTGGTCGGTCTGGGCTAG
- a CDS encoding glycosyltransferase family 2 protein, whose protein sequence is MTGQQPGSHHYDYIGFSRIAGPAEPVPDGKYRVRLRPLSRRRPVRSVLIALFAFAFEATFFGWLLSSIELPDRRMHAVLFAATVFMIGATALIELFRLVNVVTLCLATLWARDPVPVMPQQRLRVAFLTTIVPGKEPIEMVEKTLRAARKVRHGGRYDVWLLDEGNDPDVKAMCARLGVNHFSRKGVEKYNTEAGAFKTKTKHGNYNAWVDKHGTGYDVFVSVDPDHVPMPNFCERLLGYFRDPDVAFVIGPQIYGNYDNVVTRWAESQQYLFHSLLQRAGNRLGIPMLVGTNNAVRIAALKAIGGLQDSITEDMATSLAVHGTRNKATTRRWKSVYTPDVLAVGEGPSSWTDYFSQQHRWSRGTDEVVVANFARTVRRLGFRRSVQYALLMAYYPLTAISWLLGAATAVCHIVLGAKGVQVPQEVWLMLYVDAALFQVGLYLWNRRHNVSPHEDAGSSGLTGMLLSTLCAPIYVTSFLQAVLRRRAGFVVTPKGDSASPDSLLTFRTHLRWAGFFAALLVVAVFTGHAYGFMWLWPALNLTLCLIPPAIWALQSLTRKPEQPAETRAAAEEPVETYA, encoded by the coding sequence ATGACAGGCCAGCAACCGGGCAGCCATCACTACGACTACATCGGTTTCAGCCGCATCGCCGGCCCGGCCGAACCCGTACCGGACGGCAAGTACCGGGTCCGGCTCCGCCCGCTCTCCCGCCGCCGGCCCGTGCGGTCCGTGCTCATCGCGCTCTTCGCGTTCGCCTTCGAGGCGACCTTCTTCGGCTGGCTGCTCTCCTCGATCGAGCTGCCGGACCGCCGGATGCACGCGGTGCTGTTCGCGGCCACCGTGTTCATGATCGGGGCGACCGCCCTGATCGAACTGTTCCGCCTGGTCAACGTCGTGACGCTCTGCCTGGCCACGCTCTGGGCCCGGGACCCGGTGCCGGTGATGCCGCAGCAGCGGCTGCGCGTCGCCTTCCTCACCACGATCGTTCCCGGCAAGGAGCCGATCGAGATGGTGGAGAAGACGCTGCGGGCGGCCCGCAAGGTCCGGCACGGCGGCCGGTACGACGTGTGGCTGCTCGACGAGGGCAACGACCCGGACGTCAAGGCCATGTGCGCGCGGCTCGGCGTGAACCACTTCAGCCGCAAGGGCGTCGAGAAGTACAACACCGAGGCCGGGGCCTTCAAGACGAAGACCAAGCACGGCAACTACAACGCCTGGGTGGACAAGCACGGCACCGGCTACGACGTGTTCGTCTCGGTCGACCCGGACCACGTGCCGATGCCGAACTTCTGCGAACGGCTGCTCGGCTACTTCCGCGATCCGGACGTGGCCTTCGTGATCGGCCCGCAGATCTACGGCAACTACGACAACGTGGTCACCCGCTGGGCCGAGTCGCAGCAGTACCTGTTCCACTCGCTGCTGCAGCGGGCCGGCAACCGGCTGGGCATCCCGATGCTGGTCGGCACCAACAACGCGGTACGCATCGCCGCGCTCAAGGCGATCGGCGGCCTGCAGGACTCGATCACCGAGGACATGGCCACCAGCCTGGCCGTGCACGGCACCCGCAACAAGGCCACCACCCGCCGCTGGAAGTCGGTCTACACCCCGGACGTGCTCGCCGTCGGTGAGGGCCCGTCCTCGTGGACCGACTACTTCAGCCAGCAGCACCGCTGGTCGCGCGGCACCGACGAGGTGGTGGTGGCCAACTTCGCGCGTACCGTGCGGCGGCTCGGCTTCCGGCGCAGCGTGCAGTACGCGCTGCTGATGGCCTACTACCCGCTCACCGCGATCTCCTGGCTGCTCGGCGCGGCGACCGCGGTCTGCCACATCGTGCTCGGCGCCAAGGGTGTGCAGGTGCCGCAGGAGGTGTGGCTGATGCTCTACGTCGACGCCGCGCTCTTCCAGGTCGGCCTCTACCTCTGGAACCGGCGGCACAACGTGAGCCCGCACGAGGACGCCGGCTCGTCCGGTCTGACCGGCATGCTGCTGTCCACCCTGTGCGCCCCGATCTATGTCACCTCGTTCCTGCAGGCGGTGCTGCGCCGCCGGGCCGGGTTCGTGGTGACGCCGAAGGGGGACTCGGCCAGCCCGGACTCCCTGCTCACCTTCCGTACCCATCTGCGCTGGGCCGGCTTCTTCGCCGCGCTGCTGGTCGTGGCCGTGTTCACCGGGCACGCGTACGGCTTCATGTGGCTGTGGCCGGCGCTCAACCTGACCCTCTGCCTGATCCCGCCGGCGATCTGGGCACTGCAGTCGCTCACCCGCAAGCCGGAGCAGCCGGCCGAGACCCGTGCCGCCGCTGAAGAACCCGTGGAGACCTACGCATGA
- a CDS encoding galactose oxidase early set domain-containing protein: MTRRKPSLARRLLTAIVALIAAAAVVVVNRPMVVFAADQYHDFTINRQTYKEEFGHWSMLPVPADFKVNAIHAALLNTGKVLIIAGSGNNRDNFEAGTFQTVLWDPATDKFSLVPTPTDLFCAGHTFLQNGNLLVAGGTKSYEVLEADIKHAAGVMKIKNESPDHGARTFPKGTVLTSADGRKYATRADLTVPAASKMQHGAHTMVHAGEAEVWVDAVEEGDAPVVKQPAQYSIAGLTGLDARNLYGVAEKITREKQEYGGDKTSYEFDPRTERYVRTGDMVEHRWYPTLAPLPNGDILAVSGLDEFGRMLPGRNETYRTAEKRWVAAPNLTRVFPTYPALFETKDDRLFFSGSNAGYGSDTEGRTPGLWNTRTNKFQNVPGLKDPAMTETSASVLLPPAQEQKVMILGGGAVGDSPVSTARTAIVDLDVPKPAYQPGPDLPNPTRYLNTVVLPDDTVFTSHGSSGYRGGPYQGAKRSDLLAAQIYDPGSNEFRTAAAPTVGRNYHSEALLLPDGRVVTMGSDPIYARNGRDPGTFEQRIEIYSPPYLFQKNARPQVTAGPAMLKRGGTYTFTTPDAGRIRAARLVRPSAVTHGTDVDQRSVALTAAAIPGGITVTVPKERGLVPAGWYMLFVTDDAGVPSQARWVQVS; the protein is encoded by the coding sequence ATGACCCGCCGCAAACCCAGCCTGGCCCGCCGGCTGCTCACCGCGATCGTGGCGCTGATCGCCGCTGCCGCCGTCGTGGTGGTGAACCGCCCGATGGTCGTTTTCGCCGCCGACCAGTACCACGACTTCACCATCAACCGGCAGACCTACAAGGAGGAGTTCGGCCACTGGTCGATGCTGCCGGTGCCGGCCGACTTCAAAGTCAACGCGATCCACGCCGCCCTGCTGAACACCGGCAAGGTGCTGATCATCGCGGGGTCCGGCAACAACCGGGACAACTTCGAGGCCGGCACGTTCCAGACCGTGCTGTGGGACCCGGCCACCGACAAGTTCTCGCTGGTGCCGACGCCGACCGACCTGTTCTGCGCCGGGCACACCTTCCTGCAGAACGGCAACCTGCTCGTCGCCGGCGGCACCAAGTCGTACGAGGTGCTCGAGGCCGACATCAAGCACGCGGCCGGCGTCATGAAGATCAAGAACGAGTCACCGGACCACGGCGCGCGCACCTTCCCGAAGGGCACCGTGCTCACCTCGGCCGACGGGCGCAAGTACGCCACCCGCGCCGACCTCACCGTCCCGGCCGCGAGCAAGATGCAGCACGGGGCGCACACCATGGTGCACGCCGGTGAGGCCGAGGTCTGGGTGGACGCGGTCGAGGAGGGCGACGCCCCGGTCGTCAAGCAGCCGGCCCAGTACTCGATCGCCGGCCTGACCGGCCTGGACGCCCGCAACCTCTACGGCGTGGCCGAGAAGATCACCCGCGAGAAGCAGGAGTACGGCGGCGACAAGACCTCGTACGAGTTCGACCCGCGAACCGAGCGCTACGTGCGCACCGGCGACATGGTCGAGCACCGCTGGTACCCGACGCTGGCGCCGCTGCCGAACGGCGACATCCTGGCCGTCTCCGGTCTGGACGAGTTCGGCCGGATGCTGCCCGGCCGCAACGAGACCTACCGCACCGCGGAGAAGCGCTGGGTCGCCGCGCCGAACCTGACCCGGGTCTTCCCGACCTACCCCGCGCTGTTCGAAACCAAGGACGACCGGCTGTTCTTCTCCGGCTCGAACGCGGGATACGGCTCGGACACCGAGGGCCGCACCCCGGGCCTGTGGAACACGCGCACCAACAAGTTCCAGAACGTGCCCGGCCTGAAGGACCCGGCGATGACCGAGACCAGCGCCTCCGTGCTGCTGCCGCCGGCGCAGGAGCAGAAGGTGATGATCCTCGGCGGTGGCGCGGTCGGTGACTCGCCGGTCTCCACGGCCCGCACCGCGATCGTCGACCTCGACGTGCCGAAACCGGCCTACCAGCCGGGCCCGGACCTGCCGAACCCCACCCGATACCTGAACACCGTGGTGCTGCCCGACGACACCGTGTTCACCAGTCACGGCTCGTCCGGCTACCGGGGTGGGCCGTACCAGGGCGCCAAACGCAGCGACCTGCTGGCCGCGCAGATCTACGACCCGGGCAGCAACGAGTTCCGTACCGCGGCGGCGCCGACCGTGGGCCGCAACTATCACTCGGAGGCCCTGCTGCTGCCGGACGGACGGGTGGTCACCATGGGCAGCGACCCGATCTACGCCCGCAACGGCCGCGACCCGGGCACGTTCGAGCAGCGGATCGAGATCTACAGCCCGCCGTACCTGTTCCAGAAGAACGCGCGGCCGCAGGTCACGGCCGGACCGGCGATGCTGAAGCGCGGTGGCACGTACACCTTCACCACGCCCGACGCGGGCCGGATCCGGGCCGCCCGGCTGGTCCGTCCCAGCGCGGTCACCCACGGCACCGACGTCGACCAGCGTTCGGTGGCGCTGACCGCGGCGGCGATCCCGGGCGGGATCACCGTCACCGTGCCGAAGGAGCGCGGCCTGGTGCCGGCCGGCTGGTACATGCTGTTCGTGACCGACGACGCGGGCGTGCCGTCGCAGGCCCGCTGGGTCCAGGTCTCCTAG
- a CDS encoding glycoside hydrolase family 6 protein has product MKSLPAVLISGLVAFGAAGCSGDSDTPDPVTPSSVAPSVPEVVGAGPFYVEPTGAAMNQVTEWQAAGRAADAVAIRKIATSPAAVWFADANPGYAERARALVAAATAAGRTPVLVAYHVPNRDCGGHSEGGAPNAAAYRSFITGLAGAVHGSDAIVVLEPDAMTHVLKGCVTGPSAIERYELLKAAVSEFKQDPGVRVYLDGGNPSWVRDAARVADALRKSGVEQADGFSLNVANFETTEANIAYGEQISKRLDGAHFVIDTSRNGNGPAKIGSDDKHWCNPPGRALGQEPTTETGHPLVDAFLWIKRPGESDGACGKGAPAAGQWWPEYALDLATN; this is encoded by the coding sequence ATGAAGAGTCTTCCCGCGGTCCTGATCAGCGGCCTGGTGGCGTTCGGCGCTGCCGGCTGCTCGGGCGACAGTGACACCCCTGACCCGGTCACGCCCTCCTCGGTCGCGCCCAGCGTCCCCGAGGTGGTCGGCGCCGGGCCGTTCTACGTGGAGCCGACCGGCGCGGCGATGAACCAGGTCACCGAGTGGCAGGCCGCGGGACGTGCCGCGGACGCCGTGGCGATCCGCAAGATCGCGACCTCGCCGGCGGCGGTGTGGTTCGCCGACGCCAACCCTGGCTACGCCGAGCGGGCCCGCGCGCTGGTCGCCGCGGCGACGGCGGCCGGGCGTACCCCGGTGCTGGTCGCCTACCACGTGCCGAACCGGGACTGTGGTGGCCACTCGGAGGGCGGCGCTCCGAACGCCGCGGCGTACCGGTCGTTCATCACCGGGCTGGCCGGCGCGGTGCACGGCTCCGACGCGATCGTGGTGCTCGAGCCGGACGCGATGACGCACGTGCTCAAGGGCTGCGTGACCGGTCCTTCCGCCATCGAGCGGTACGAGCTGCTCAAGGCCGCCGTCAGCGAGTTCAAGCAGGATCCGGGGGTCCGGGTCTACCTGGACGGCGGCAACCCGAGCTGGGTCCGCGACGCCGCCCGGGTCGCTGACGCCCTGCGTAAGTCCGGAGTGGAGCAGGCCGACGGCTTCAGCCTCAACGTGGCGAACTTCGAGACCACCGAGGCCAACATCGCGTACGGCGAGCAGATCTCGAAACGTCTCGACGGCGCGCACTTCGTGATCGACACGAGCCGCAACGGGAACGGCCCCGCCAAGATCGGATCCGACGACAAGCACTGGTGCAACCCGCCCGGCCGGGCTCTCGGCCAGGAGCCGACCACCGAGACCGGGCACCCGCTGGTCGACGCGTTCCTCTGGATCAAGCGGCCGGGGGAGTCGGACGGCGCCTGCGGCAAGGGCGCGCCGGCGGCCGGTCAGTGGTGGCCAGAGTACGCACTCGACCTGGCCACCAACTGA
- a CDS encoding RNA polymerase sigma factor — MARARGGDLDAYEVLVVRFTAPAHRAAALLGAGADADDVVQEAFVKAYRQLGRYRGDAGFKAWLLAIVANETRNLIRSRTRRTGLLMRAAVREDPMPLEPDPAESAEATERRRFLVEQLRALDTRDREVLVCRYLMDLSEAETAMTLGLPKGTVKSRTARALARLRDRMPVGEVPGA; from the coding sequence GTGGCGAGGGCCCGCGGGGGCGACCTGGACGCCTACGAGGTGCTGGTCGTCCGCTTCACCGCGCCCGCACACCGGGCGGCCGCGCTGCTCGGGGCCGGCGCCGACGCCGACGACGTGGTGCAGGAGGCGTTCGTGAAGGCGTACCGCCAGTTGGGGCGGTACCGGGGTGACGCCGGTTTCAAGGCGTGGCTGCTGGCGATCGTCGCGAACGAGACCCGCAACCTGATCCGGTCGCGCACCCGCCGGACCGGGCTGCTGATGCGGGCCGCGGTGCGTGAAGACCCGATGCCGCTGGAACCCGATCCGGCCGAGTCGGCGGAGGCGACCGAGCGGCGCCGGTTCCTGGTCGAGCAGTTGCGGGCGCTCGACACCCGGGACCGGGAGGTGCTGGTCTGCCGCTATCTCATGGACCTGTCGGAGGCGGAGACCGCGATGACGCTGGGACTGCCGAAGGGGACGGTGAAGTCGCGTACCGCGCGGGCGCTGGCCCGGCTGCGCGACCGGATGCCGGTGGGGGAGGTGCCCGGTGCCTGA
- a CDS encoding ISAzo13 family transposase, whose amino-acid sequence MAVSEEERGRLAAKFEVILPHLDERQRRLLLGAEARVLGHGGIRAVARAAGVREGTVAAGVDELEAGVAPLGRVRRAGGGRKPVTEHDPALMPALLGLVEPDERGDPMSPLRWTTKSLRHLAQELAGRGHKAGPDTIAALLHGEGFSLQGNAKTLEGRRHPDRDAQFGYINEQVKDYLSSGDPVVSVDTKKKELVGAFANKGREWRPAGEPAVVRTHDFADPQLGQVIPYGVYDLAADTGWVAVGTDHNTAAFAVATLRRWWDGYGRDRYPNAGRLLITADAGGSNGYRTRAWKTDLAALAAEIGLPITVCHFPPGTSKWNRIEHRLFAHISMNWRARPLTSHETIVHTIAATTTSSGLRVHAELDTGHYPTGVVITDEQMSTLAIDRHDWHGDWNYTLRPDPATPAGEPATALPPLHHLAALVHPAITGMPDSAWNDLISRLTVPHQAQHEAFLHNLRGHARPRGGGRKIRVTLSHQLLATLLHDRYQLPRKVIADLFGVAGTTINVAIRNTRTLLTQIQHPIEPSNIRLTNHTDLAAHTRAAGFTAPALIKTAS is encoded by the coding sequence ATGGCGGTATCGGAGGAGGAACGGGGCAGGCTGGCAGCGAAGTTTGAGGTGATCTTGCCGCATCTGGATGAGCGGCAACGCCGGTTGCTGCTGGGTGCTGAGGCTCGGGTGCTGGGGCATGGCGGGATCCGGGCGGTAGCGCGAGCTGCCGGGGTCCGGGAGGGCACGGTGGCTGCGGGCGTCGATGAGTTGGAGGCCGGGGTGGCGCCGCTGGGCCGGGTCCGCCGTGCCGGTGGCGGCCGGAAGCCGGTGACCGAACATGATCCCGCTCTGATGCCGGCGTTGTTGGGGCTGGTCGAGCCGGACGAGCGGGGGGACCCGATGTCGCCGCTGCGATGGACGACGAAGTCGTTGCGCCACCTTGCGCAGGAACTGGCCGGGCGGGGTCATAAGGCCGGGCCGGACACGATCGCTGCTCTGCTGCACGGTGAGGGATTCAGCCTTCAGGGCAATGCCAAGACTCTGGAAGGCAGACGCCATCCCGACCGCGACGCCCAGTTCGGCTACATCAACGAGCAGGTCAAGGATTATCTGTCCAGCGGTGACCCGGTCGTCAGCGTCGATACGAAGAAGAAGGAACTCGTCGGCGCGTTCGCGAACAAGGGCCGCGAGTGGCGGCCTGCCGGTGAGCCGGCCGTAGTCCGCACCCACGACTTCGCCGATCCGCAGCTGGGACAGGTGATCCCCTACGGGGTCTACGACTTGGCCGCCGACACCGGCTGGGTCGCCGTCGGCACCGACCACAACACCGCCGCGTTCGCCGTCGCCACTCTGCGCCGCTGGTGGGACGGCTACGGCCGTGACCGCTACCCGAACGCCGGACGGCTCTTGATCACCGCGGACGCCGGCGGATCCAACGGCTACCGCACTCGCGCCTGGAAAACGGATCTGGCCGCTCTCGCCGCCGAAATCGGGCTACCGATCACCGTCTGCCACTTCCCGCCCGGCACCAGTAAATGGAACCGTATCGAGCATCGCTTGTTCGCCCACATCTCGATGAACTGGCGGGCACGACCCCTGACCAGCCACGAGACCATCGTCCACACGATCGCCGCGACCACCACCAGCAGCGGGCTGCGCGTGCACGCCGAACTCGACACCGGCCACTACCCGACCGGCGTCGTCATCACCGACGAGCAGATGAGCACCCTGGCCATCGACCGTCACGACTGGCACGGCGACTGGAACTACACCCTGCGCCCCGACCCGGCCACACCCGCCGGCGAACCCGCGACAGCCCTACCACCGCTGCATCACCTGGCCGCGCTGGTGCACCCGGCCATCACCGGCATGCCCGACAGCGCATGGAACGACCTGATCAGCCGGCTCACCGTTCCCCATCAAGCCCAACACGAAGCGTTCCTGCACAACCTGCGCGGCCACGCCCGGCCCCGCGGCGGCGGCCGCAAGATCCGCGTCACCCTCAGCCACCAACTACTGGCCACCTTGCTCCACGACCGCTACCAACTGCCCCGCAAGGTCATCGCCGATCTGTTCGGCGTCGCCGGCACCACCATCAACGTCGCCATCCGCAACACCCGCACCCTGCTCACCCAAATCCAGCACCCCATCGAACCCAGCAACATCCGCCTCACCAACCACACCGACCTCGCCGCTCACACCCGCGCCGCCGGATTCACCGCACCCGCCTTGATCAAAACAGCGAGTTAA
- a CDS encoding class I SAM-dependent methyltransferase, producing the protein MTRAEGDAAPPEATVSLDYFAGLYMAKDDPWDVATKWHNQRKYAVTLASLPRERYRRCYEPGASIGLFTRQLAPRCDEILAVDSVEEAVQQARHNTADLPNVRVERALLPADLPDGTFDLIVIGDLLYYLSAADLQAVLDGLVNRLEPGGDLVSLHFRDRENPGNYDGFNVHATLAAHPALAPLIHHEDEWFLLDTLRRTP; encoded by the coding sequence GTGACACGTGCAGAGGGCGACGCCGCACCACCGGAGGCCACCGTCTCCCTGGACTACTTCGCCGGGCTCTACATGGCGAAGGACGATCCGTGGGACGTCGCGACCAAGTGGCACAACCAGCGCAAATACGCGGTCACCCTGGCCAGCCTGCCACGCGAACGCTACCGCCGCTGCTACGAGCCGGGCGCCTCGATCGGCCTGTTCACCCGGCAGCTCGCGCCACGCTGCGACGAGATCCTGGCCGTGGACAGCGTCGAGGAGGCGGTCCAGCAGGCCCGACATAACACCGCAGACCTTCCAAACGTACGCGTGGAGCGCGCCCTCCTCCCCGCCGACCTCCCCGACGGCACCTTCGACCTGATCGTCATCGGCGACCTCCTGTACTACCTCTCCGCCGCCGACCTCCAAGCCGTCCTGGACGGCCTGGTCAACCGCCTCGAACCCGGCGGCGACCTGGTCAGCCTGCACTTCCGCGACCGCGAGAACCCGGGCAACTACGACGGCTTCAACGTCCACGCCACGCTGGCCGCCCACCCCGCCCTGGCCCCACTGATCCACCACGAGGACGAGTGGTTCCTCCTCGACACCCTCCGCCGCACCCCCTAG